From a single Brassica rapa cultivar Chiifu-401-42 chromosome A01, CAAS_Brap_v3.01, whole genome shotgun sequence genomic region:
- the LOC103834398 gene encoding serine/threonine-protein kinase STY13 isoform X1: MEPTNETEATPENNLRSRGGAAVGNNSKKDMIFRADKIDLKNLDIQLEKHLSRVWSRNIEKNPKPKEEWEIDLAKLEMRNVIARGAYGIVYKGIYDGQDVAVKVLDWGEDGYATAAETSALRASFRQEVAVWHKLDHPNVTKFVGASMGTTNLKIPSSAENENSLPQRACCVVVEYLPGGTLKQFLFRNRRRKLAFKVVVQLALDLSRGLSYLHSERIVHRDVKTENMLLDYQRNLKIADFGVARVEAQNPKDMTGETGTLGYMAPEVLDGKPYNRRCDVYSFGICLWEIYCCDMPYPDLSFADVSSAVVRQNLRPDIPRCCPTSLSSIMKKCWEANPEKRPEMEEVVKMLEGVDTSKGGGMIPEDQRPGCFCFVSGRGP, encoded by the exons atggaaccaACAAATGAGACAGAAGCTACACCGGAAAACAACCTCAGAAGCAGAGGAGGAGCTGCTGTTGGGAACAACAGCAAGAAAGACATGATTTTTCGAGCCGACAAGATCGATCTGAAGAATCTAGACATTCAGCTGGAGAAACATCTGAGTAGGGTTTGGTCAAGAAACATCGAGAAGAACCCAAAGCCCAAGGAAGAGTGGGAGATCGACTTGGCTAAACTGGAGATGAGGAATGTCATTGCTCGTGGTGCATATGGTATTGTCTACAAAGGCATCTACGATGGTCAAGACGTTGCAGTGAAGGTGCTTGATTGGGGAGAAGATGGTTACGCGACTGCTGCTGAGACTTCAGCTCTACGTGCTTCATTCCGACAAGAAGTTGCGGTTTGGCACAAACTTGACCATCCCAATGTCACAAAGTTTGTTGGAGCATCGATGGGGACAACGAATCTGAAGATACCATCGTCAGCTGAGAATGAGAACTCGTTGCCTCAGAGAGCATGTTGTGTGGTTGTGGAGTATCTTCCTGGAGGAACTCTTAAACAGTTCTTGTTCCGTAACAGGAGAAGGAAACTCGCTTTTAAAGTTGTTGTTCAGCTCGCTCTTGATCTCTCCCGAGG GCTAAGTTATTTGCATTCAGAGAGAATCGTTCATCGAGATGTGAAAACAGAGAACATGCTATTGGATTATCAGAGGAATTTAAAGATAGCTGATTTTGGAGTGGCTAGAGTTGAAGCTCAGAATCCAAAGGACATGACTGGGGAGACTGGTACTCTTGGATACATGGCTCCAGAG GTTCTTGATGGTAAGCCATACAACAGAAGATGCGATGTATACAGCTTTGGGATATGCTTGTGGGAGATTTACTGTTGTGATATGCCTTATCCTGATCTCAGCTTTGCTGATGTTTCTTCTGCTGTTGTTCGTCAG AATCTGAGACCGGACATACCGAGATGTTGCCCAACATCATTATCAAGCATCATGAAGAAATGCTGGGAAGCGAATCCGGAGAAACGACCGGAGATGGAGGAAGTCGTGAAGATGCTTGAAGGTGTCGATACTTCCAAAGGCGGGGGAATGATCCCCGAAGATCAGAGACCTGGCTGTTTCTGCTTCGTCTCCGGTCGTGGTCCCTAA
- the LOC103834398 gene encoding serine/threonine-protein kinase STY13 isoform X2, which produces MEPTNETEATPENNLRSRGGAAVGNNSKKDMIFRADKIDLKNLDIQLEKHLSRVWSRNIEKNPKPKEEWEIDLAKLEMRNVIARGAYGIVYKGIYDGQDVAVKVLDWGEDGYATAAETSALRASFRQEVAVWHKLDHPNVTKFVGASMGTTNLKIPSSAENENSLPQRACCVVVEYLPGGTLKQFLFRNRRRKLAFKVVVQLALDLSRGLSYLHSERIVHRDVKTENMLLDYQRNLKIADFGVARVEAQNPKDMTGETGTLGYMAPENLRPDIPRCCPTSLSSIMKKCWEANPEKRPEMEEVVKMLEGVDTSKGGGMIPEDQRPGCFCFVSGRGP; this is translated from the exons atggaaccaACAAATGAGACAGAAGCTACACCGGAAAACAACCTCAGAAGCAGAGGAGGAGCTGCTGTTGGGAACAACAGCAAGAAAGACATGATTTTTCGAGCCGACAAGATCGATCTGAAGAATCTAGACATTCAGCTGGAGAAACATCTGAGTAGGGTTTGGTCAAGAAACATCGAGAAGAACCCAAAGCCCAAGGAAGAGTGGGAGATCGACTTGGCTAAACTGGAGATGAGGAATGTCATTGCTCGTGGTGCATATGGTATTGTCTACAAAGGCATCTACGATGGTCAAGACGTTGCAGTGAAGGTGCTTGATTGGGGAGAAGATGGTTACGCGACTGCTGCTGAGACTTCAGCTCTACGTGCTTCATTCCGACAAGAAGTTGCGGTTTGGCACAAACTTGACCATCCCAATGTCACAAAGTTTGTTGGAGCATCGATGGGGACAACGAATCTGAAGATACCATCGTCAGCTGAGAATGAGAACTCGTTGCCTCAGAGAGCATGTTGTGTGGTTGTGGAGTATCTTCCTGGAGGAACTCTTAAACAGTTCTTGTTCCGTAACAGGAGAAGGAAACTCGCTTTTAAAGTTGTTGTTCAGCTCGCTCTTGATCTCTCCCGAGG GCTAAGTTATTTGCATTCAGAGAGAATCGTTCATCGAGATGTGAAAACAGAGAACATGCTATTGGATTATCAGAGGAATTTAAAGATAGCTGATTTTGGAGTGGCTAGAGTTGAAGCTCAGAATCCAAAGGACATGACTGGGGAGACTGGTACTCTTGGATACATGGCTCCAGAG AATCTGAGACCGGACATACCGAGATGTTGCCCAACATCATTATCAAGCATCATGAAGAAATGCTGGGAAGCGAATCCGGAGAAACGACCGGAGATGGAGGAAGTCGTGAAGATGCTTGAAGGTGTCGATACTTCCAAAGGCGGGGGAATGATCCCCGAAGATCAGAGACCTGGCTGTTTCTGCTTCGTCTCCGGTCGTGGTCCCTAA
- the LOC103834388 gene encoding pentatricopeptide repeat-containing protein At3g22670, mitochondrial yields MWRVLGEMKGKSSSSSLVTLDTMSKVMRRLAKAGKIKELVVMFLVYNTMISAAVHHSRDETALRLLKRMEEEEEEEEEEGGSCSPNVETYAPLPEEEDEATWSCAAAHGEKRC; encoded by the exons ATGTGGAGAGTGCTCGGCGAGATGAAGGGaaagtcatcatcatcatcgcttGTCACGCTCGATACGATGAGTAAAGTTATGAGGAGATTAGCGAAAGCAGGCAA AATCAAGGAGTTAGTCGTGATGTTTTTGGTCTACAATACAATGATTTCAGCTGCGGTTCATCACTCGCGAGATGAGACGGCTCTGCGTTTGCTTAAAAGAatggaagaagaggaggaggaggaggaggaggaggggggATCATGTAGTCCAAACGTTGAGACGTATGCTCCGTtgccagaagaagaagatgaagctaCTTGGAGTTGTGCTGCAGCACATGGTGAGAAACGATGTTAG
- the LOC103834407 gene encoding probable rRNA-processing protein EBP2 homolog, with protein MSFEDDFVEDDEMNMIDEDGAASDSEAESLSDSDDNDITEKLSEPTKTAVYNRDGLLDKLQDISWPEDVDWTHKLTVEIEQGQAVDVNDDLAREMAFYTQALEGTRQAFEKLQEMGLPFLRPADYYAEMVKSDTHMEKVKSKLLYEKKQMEEAEERRKARDNKKMAKEVQSQKMKERAKQKKDEIESVKKWRKQRQQSGFSEKGGAGELDLEFGNGKSFQRGGGGKKRPGVSPGDRSGGKGKATSRMNNKKREFRDSKFGHGGRKGLSKQNTAETTNDFKGGFRGGKAGGNKRQKR; from the coding sequence ATGTCATTCGAAGATGATTTTGTGGAAGATGATGAGATGAACATGATTGATGAAGACGGAGCTGCATCTGACTCCGAAGCTGAATCTCTTTCAGATTCAGATGACAACGACATCACTGAAAAGTTATCCGAGCCGACAAAGACAGCTGTATACAACAGAGATGGGCTTCTTGATAAGCTTCAAGACATTAGCTGGCCAGAAGACGTTGACTGGACTCACAAGCTCACCGTCGAGATCGAGCAAGGACAAGCCGTCGACGTGAACGACGACCTCGCTAGAGAGATGGCTTTCTACACTCAAGCCCTCGAAGGAACGAGGCAGGCCTTTGAGAAGCTCCAGGAGATGGGACTACCCTTTCTAAGGCCGGCTGATTACTACGCGGAGATGGTGAAGTCAGACACGCACATGGAGAAGGTGAAGTCTAAGCTTCTGTACGAGAAGAAACAGATGGAGGAGGCGGAAGAGAGGAGGAAAGCTAGGGATAACAAGAAGATGGCTAAAGAAGTGCAGTCTCAGAAGATGAAGGAGAGGGCCAAGCAGAAGAAGGATGAGATTGAGTCTGTTAAGAAGTGGAGGAAACAGAGGCAGCAGAGTGGGTTTAGTGAGAAAGGTGGGGCGGGGGAGCTTGATCTTGAGTTTGGGAATGGGAAGAGTTTCCAGAGAGGAGGTGGTGGTAAGAAGAGGCCTGGTGTGTCTCCTGGGGATAGGTCAGGAGGGAAAGGGAAGGCTACTTCGAGGATGAACAATAAGAAGAGGGAGTTTAGGGACTCCAAGTTTGGTCATGGTGGTAGGAAAGGGTTGAGTAAGCAGAATACTGCGGAGACGACTAATGATTTCAAAGGAGGGTTTCGTGGAGGCAAAGCTGGTGGAAACAAGAGACAGAAGAGATAG
- the LOC103834417 gene encoding vicilin-like seed storage protein At3g22640, giving the protein MAINKLTITLFLLISFAVFHCLAFRVEVQEFEPPRQEGQEGPGGGSGEGWDEEATKNPYHFGQWSFKNFFQSKDGFVKMLPKFTKRSSTLFRGIENYRFLFQEMEPNTFLVPHHLDADYVFLVVQGKGVIGFVTDTANESFQITKGDVVRVPSSVTHFFANTNGTVPLRLAKIAVPANVPGHFQVFFPAHSGFHQSYFTGFSKDVLTASFNIPEELLGRLIRGPQQQVGQGIIRRVSPEQIKELTEHEHATSPSNKHKDKKDKHKDKDRSTFGSPFNLLAQDAIYSNKFGRYHEAHPKRFSQLQDLDIAVGWVNMTQGSLFLPQYNSETTFVTFVENGCARYEMASPYTFQAEQQQPWFGPGQEEEVEEEMSGQVHKIVSRVCKGEVFILPAGHPFAILSQDENFVAVGFGIHASNSTRTFLAGQDNMLSNINTVATRLSFGLGSKLAEKLFTSQNYSHFAPTTPSHQFPEKPKPSFQSIFNLAGF; this is encoded by the exons atggcGATCAACAAATTAACCATAACACTTTTCCTTCTCATATCCTTTGCTGTTTTCCACTGCTTGGCCTTCCGTGTGGAGGTCCAAGAGTTCGAACCACCACGACAAGAGGGACAAGAAGGTCCCGGTGGGGGCTCCGGCGAGGGATGGGATGAAGAGGCGACAAAGAATCCTTACCACTTCGGGCAGTGGAGTTTCAAGAATTTCTTTCAGTCAAAGGATGGTTTTGTGAAAATGTTACCGAAGTTCACTAAACGCTCATCGACTCTCTTCCGTGGAATAGAAAACTACCGCTTCTTGTTCCAGGAGATGGAACCTAACACTTTCCTTGTTCCTCACCATTTAGATGCCGATTACGTGTTTCTAGTCGTACAAG GGAAGGGAGTGATTGGTTTTGTGACGGATACGGCAAATGAATCCTTTCAGATAACGAAAGGTGATGTGGTGAGAGTCCCATCCAGCGTCACACACTTTTTCGCGAACACCAACGGCACCGTTCCTCTCCGTCTCGCCAAGATCGCCGTCCCTGCCAACGTTCCTGGACACTTCCAG GTTTTCTTCCCTGCTCATTCCGGCTTTCACCAATCATATTTCACTGGGTTTAGTAAAGATGTACTCACGGCCAGTTTCAAC ATACCGGAAGAATTGCTAGGAAGATTGATTAGGGGACCACAACAACAAGTGGGACAAGGGATTATACGTAGAGTTTCCCCAGAACAGATCAAGGAACTTACCGAACACGAACACGCTACTTCTCCTTCAAACAAACACAAAGACAAAAAGGATAAGCACAAAGACAAGGACAGGAGCACGTTCGGGAGCCCTTTCAATCTCCTTGCACAAGATGCAATCTACTCCAACAAATTTGGCCGTTACCACGAGGCACATCCCAAAAGGTTTAGTCAACTCCAAGACCTTGACATCGCTGTCGGTTGGGTTAACATGACACAG GGGTCATTGTTCCTTCCTCAATATAATTCAGAAACAACCTTTGTAACGTTTGTTGAGAATGGTTGCGCCCGCTACGAGATGGCTAGTCCTTACACATTCCAAGCAGAGCAACAACAGCCCTGGTTTGGACCAGGACAAGAAGAGGAAGTGGAAGAGGAAATGAGTGGACAAGTACACAAGATTGTCTCACGCGTGTGTAAAGGCGAAGTTTTTATCCTTCCGGCAGGTCATCCATTCGCTATACTCTCACAGGATGAAAATTTTGTCGCGGTAGGGTTTGGTATTCATGCGTCCAACAGCACAAGAACGTTCCTTGCAG GGCAAGATAATATGCTGAGCAATATCAACACGGTGGCGACGAGGCTGAGCTTTGGTCTCGGAAGCAAATTGGCGGAGAAGTTGTTCACGAGCCAAAACTATTCCCACTTTGCACCTACGACTCCTAGCCATCAGTTTCCAGAGAAACCCAAGCCATCCTTTCAATCAATCTTCAACCTAGCCGGTTTTTga
- the LOC103836323 gene encoding RING-H2 finger protein ATL16-like, which translates to MDFQIVAAGVIGFLAAAFSLATCYVVVDKCWRRNDIHDGVSSSGGLSNDYDDAHFMFYSPEFRTSEEGEEEENISQQCSACLNEFHVNETVRVIPHCFHLFHVDCVDPKNVSCPLCQTRFSCDSSVPADEITAPSNSPVNVLHTVVIRGEDEYEVIEIGIWNGSTSSDGEVSLF; encoded by the coding sequence ATGGACTTTCAGATTGTAGCCGCCGGTGTGATAGGATTCTTGGCAGCAGCTTTCTCACTTGCAACCTGTTACGTTGTCGTTGACAAATGTTGGCGCAGAAACGACATTCATGACGGAGTCTCCTCATCTGGAGGGTTAAGCAACGACTATGATGATGCCCATTTCATGTTTTACTCACCAGAGTTCAGAACCagcgaagaaggagaagaagaagagaacatCTCTCAACAATGCTCTGCCTGTTTGAATGAGTTTCACGTAAATGAGACTGTGAGGGTTATACCACACTGTTTTCATTTGTTTCATGTAGATTGCGTCGACCCAAAAAATGTCAGTTGCCCTCTGTGCCAAACTAGGTTTTCTTGTGACTCAAGTGTTCCTGCGGATGAGATTACTGCTCCCAGCAATTCCCCAGTGAATGTGTTGCACACCGTCGTGATCAGAGGCGAGGATGAGTATGAGGTCATTGAGATAGGTATATGGAACGGTAGCACCAGTAGTGATGGAGAAGTTTCTTTATTTTGA
- the LOC103836334 gene encoding proteasome subunit beta type-2-A, giving the protein MAGYDNESGASLYYIDYIATLHKVDKGAFGYGSYFSLSTMDRHYRSDMSAEEAIELVDKCILEIRSRLVVAPPNFVIKIVDKDGARDYAWRQSVQDVTTAAV; this is encoded by the coding sequence ATGGCTGGCTACGACAACGAGAGTGGCGCATCCCTTTACTACATCGACTACATTGCAACCCTTCACAAAGTTGACAAGGGAGCTTTCGGTTACGGCTCCTACTTCTCCCTCTCCACCATGGACAGGCACTACCGCAGCGACATGTCTGCTGAAGAAGCCATCGAACTGGTCGACAAATGCATACTTGAGATCCGATCAAGACTGGTCGTTGCGCCTCCAAACTTTGTTATCAAGATTGTTGACAAAGACGGAGCTCGTGACTACGCTTGGCGTCAGTCCGTTCAGGACGTCACAACTGCTGCTGTCTAA